The following are encoded together in the Mastacembelus armatus chromosome 6, fMasArm1.2, whole genome shotgun sequence genome:
- the ppfibp1b gene encoding liprin-beta-1b isoform X5, with protein sequence MSMQAYQGLKMMSDASDMLAAALEQMDGIIAGSKAMDYSNGLFDCQSPTSPFMGSLRALHLLEDLRSVLELMDTEERESLRCQIPDSTADSLVEWLHGHLSNGHISLVGGDHYQERLSRLESDKESLVLQVSVLTDQVEAQGEKIRDLDLCLDEHREKLNATEEMLQQELLCRSALETQKLELMSEVSNLKLKLNTIEKDRLDFDDRFQDSEDLILEINKLRYRLTDLESEKQQYEKKLKCTKEELTLLRRQLEGKDGEMRRLQDETGFKAITSSSADHSERVSHPDETLKKRLKEKHVEVQRMKKAVESLMAANEEKDRKIEELKQSLLRYKKVQDMVMSVQGKKEKSRDNEHVESRGDGSNAFLSVNAMSGDSEKNDVTDVEQLKRKSPDELESFNGLSEELLRVPCPSDTEQISGRAGLTEGATPTEVESQDTIKTDSQDILDRSNNEKNTSEEMYKLSEKPPIGPSATLPVTTEDDSFGSRKARSSFRKGFFKIRGGKKTNSTPNLDRSRSASAPMLAETERQGTDHLDLAGLPQRSANSDSTHTLPTTPESRKKSKGIKKLFGKLKRSQSTTFNLDDNLPEVEFKRGGVRATAGPRLGWSCDFQRVNNDVDAPFARWSKDQVCDWLQDQGLGLYVNMARVWISSGQTLLQASQQDLEREMGIKHPLHRKKLQLALQALGSEEENNKGKLDYNWVTRWLDDIGLPQYKTQFDEGRVDGRMLHYMTVDDLLSLKVGSVLHHLSIKRAIQVLRLNNYEPNCLRRRPSDESNISPAEISQWTNHRVMEWLRSVDLAEYAPNLRGSGVHGGLMVLEPRFNVETMALLLNIPPNKTLLRRHLATHFSLLIGSEAQQLKQECLENPDYTLLTATTKVKPKKLSFGNFGNLRKKKQEETEEYVCPMDVEMPKGRSFQKGFELQIYEDDLDRLEQMEDSEGTVRQIGAFSEGIQNLTSMLKDDEFFKEISNSPNPSVTDNDSNA encoded by the exons ATGAGTATGCAG GCTTATCAGGGACTGAAGATGATGTCTGATGCCAGCGACATGTTAGCAGCTGCCCTGGAGCAGATGGATGGAATTATAGCAG GCTCCAAGGCTATGGACTACTCCAATGGGTTGTTTGATTGCCAGTCGCCCACGTCTCCTTTCATGGGTAGCCTACGAGCACTTCACCTTTTGGAAGACCTGAGGAGTGTCCTGGAGTTGATGGACACAGAGGAAAGGGAGAGCCTGCGCTGCCAGATCCCTGACTCAACGGCTGACAGTCTTGTCGAGTGGCTCCATGGTCACCTG TCTAATGGGCACATCTCTCTGGTTGGGGGTGACCACTACCAGGAAAGGCTTTCCAGACTAGAAAGTGATAAGGAGTCTCTGGTGCTTCAG GTGAGTGTACTGACAGACCAGGTGGAGGCTCAGGGAGAGAAGATACGGGACCTGGATTTATGTTTGGACgagcacagagagaaactcAATGCAACTGAGGAGATGctgcagcag GAGCTACTGTGCAGAAGTGCACTTGAGACCCAGAAGCTTGAGCTGATGTCTGAAGTCTCCAACCTAAAGCTGAAGCTAAATACCATAGAGAAGGATAGACTTGACTTTGATGACAGATTTCAGGATAGTGAG GATTTGATTCTTGAAATTAACAAACTACGATACAGATTGACAGACCTGGAGagtgaaaaacaacagtatgaaaagaaactgaaatgcACAAAG GAGGAGCTGACGTTACTGAGGAGGCAGCTGGAGGGCAAAGATGGAGAGATGAGGAGATTACAGGATGAGACAGGCTTCAAAGCCATCACCTCGAGCAGTGCAGATCACTCTGAGAGAG TCTCTCATCCAGATGAAACTCTTAAAAAGAGGCTGAAAGAAAAAC ACGTGGAAGTGCAGAGAATGAAAAAGGCAGTTGAGTCATTGATGGCAGCCAATGAGGAAAAG GATCGTAAGATTGAGGAACTAAAGCAGTCACTGCTACGGTATAAGAAAGTTCAAGATATGGTGATGTCTGTACAAGGGAAAAAAG AGAAATCCAGAGATAACGAGCATGTTGAGAGTCGGGGTGATGGATCCAATGCATTCTTGTCAGTCAACGCTATGTCTGGGGATTCAGAAAAGAATGACGTTACAGATGTTGAAcagctgaagaggaagagcCCAGATGAG CTGGAAAGCTTCAATGGACTGAGTGAAGAGCTTTTGCGTGTACCATGTCCTTCAGACACAGAACAGATCTCAGGAAGAGCTGGCCTTACTGAGGGGGCCACACCAACAGAAGTAGAAAG CCAGGACACCATAAAGACTGACAGCCAGGACATCCTTGATAGGAGCAATAATGAAAAG aataCAAGTGAAGAAATGTATAAGCTGAGTGAAAAGCCACCCATTGGTCCTTCTGCCACCTTGCCTGTCACCACAGAGGATGACAGCTTTGGCTCAAGAAAGGCCCGATCATCATTTAGAAAGGGTTTCTTCAAGATCCGCGGGGGGAAGAAGACGAACAGCACTCCCAACCTTG ACCGCAGCCGGAGTGCGAGTGCGCCTATGCTAG CTGAAACAGAGCGACAAGGCACTGACCATCTGGATCTAGCCGGACTGCCTCAGAGGTCAGCCAACAGCGACAGCACCCACACACTCCCTACAACTCCAGAGAGCAGGAAAAAATCCAAAGGAATCAAGAAACTCTTTGGAAA GCTAAAAAGAAGTCAGTCTACCACGTTTAACCTGGATGACAACCTACCAGAGGTGGAATTCAAGAGGGGTGGAGTTCGAGCCACAGCAGGACCCAGACTGGGCTGGTCTTGTGACTTTCAGCGAGTCAACAA tgATGTTGATGCTCCCTTTGCACGCTGGTCAAAGGATCAGGTGTGTGACTGGCTGCAGGACCAGGGTCTTGGCCTTTACGTGAACATGGCTCGTGTTTGGATATCCTCCGGACAGACGCTGCTACAGGCCTCACAGCAGGACCTGGAGAGG GAGATGGGCATCAAACACCCGCTGCACAGAAAGAAGCTGCAGCTGGCTCTACAGGCCCTTGGCTCAGAAGAGGAGAATAATAAGGGAAAGCTGGACTACAACTGGGTGACAA gaTGGCTGGATGACATCGGTCTGCCTCAGTACAAGACACAGTTTGATGAAGGGAGAGTAGATGGTCGCATGCTGCATTACATGACAGTG GATGACCTACTTTCTCTCAAGGTGGGAAGTGTCTTGCATCACCTCAGCATCAAGAGAGCTATACAAGTGCTCCGACTGAACAACTATGAGCCCAACTGCTTGCGTCGTAGGCCATCTGACGAG AGCAACATTTCTCCAGCTGAGATTTCCCAGTGGACCAACCACAGGGTGATGGAGTGGCTGCGGTCCGTAGACCTCGCTGAATACGCTCCCAACTTAAGAGGAAGTGGTGTCCACGGGGGGCTGATG GTTCTGGAGCCACGGTTTAATGTGGAGACCATGGCATTGCTGCTGAACATTCCCCCCAACAAGACTCTGCTGCGTCGCCACCTCGCCACTCATTTCAGCCTGCTCATTGGCTCAGAGGCCCAGCAGCTCAAACAGGAGTGTCTTGAAAACCCAGATTACACTCTGCTTACTGCCACCACCAAGGTCAAG CCAAAGAAACTGTCGTTTGGTAACTTTGGTAATTTAAGGAAGAAAAAGCAGGAGGAGACTGAGGAGTATGTGTGTCCCATGGATGTGGAGATGCCAAAGGGAAGAAGCTTCCAGAAAGGCTTCGAGCTCCAGATCTACGAGGACGACCTGGACAGACTAGAACAG ATGGAGGACTCAGAGGGAACTGTGAGACAGATCGGAGCTTTCTCTGAGGGTATTCAAAATCTAACG AGCATGCTGAAAGATGATGAATTCTTCAAAGAGATATCCAATTCACCGAATCCCAGCGTAACAGATAATGACTCCAACGCATGA
- the ppfibp1b gene encoding liprin-beta-1b isoform X7, which yields MSMQAYQGLKMMSDASDMLAAALEQMDGIIAGSKAMDYSNGLFDCQSPTSPFMGSLRALHLLEDLRSVLELMDTEERESLRCQIPDSTADSLVEWLHGHLSNGHISLVGGDHYQERLSRLESDKESLVLQVSVLTDQVEAQGEKIRDLDLCLDEHREKLNATEEMLQQELLCRSALETQKLELMSEVSNLKLKLNTIEKDRLDFDDRFQDSEDLILEINKLRYRLTDLESEKQQYEKKLKCTKEELTLLRRQLEGKDGEMRRLQDETGFKAITSSSADHSERDVEVQRMKKAVESLMAANEEKDRKIEELKQSLLRYKKVQDMVMSVQGKKEKSRDNEHVESRGDGSNAFLSVNAMSGDSEKNDVTDVEQLKRKSPDELESFNGLSEELLRVPCPSDTEQISGRAGLTEGATPTEVESQDTIKTDSQDILDRSNNEKNTSEEMYKLSEKPPIGPSATLPVTTEDDSFGSRKARSSFRKGFFKIRGGKKTNSTPNLDRSRSASAPMLAETERQGTDHLDLAGLPQRSANSDSTHTLPTTPESRKKSKGIKKLFGKLKRSQSTTFNLDDNLPEVEFKRGGVRATAGPRLGWSCDFQRVNNDVDAPFARWSKDQVCDWLQDQGLGLYVNMARVWISSGQTLLQASQQDLEREMGIKHPLHRKKLQLALQALGSEEENNKGKLDYNWVTRWLDDIGLPQYKTQFDEGRVDGRMLHYMTVDDLLSLKVGSVLHHLSIKRAIQVLRLNNYEPNCLRRRPSDESNISPAEISQWTNHRVMEWLRSVDLAEYAPNLRGSGVHGGLMVLEPRFNVETMALLLNIPPNKTLLRRHLATHFSLLIGSEAQQLKQECLENPDYTLLTATTKVKPKKLSFGNFGNLRKKKQEETEEYVCPMDVEMPKGRSFQKGFELQIYEDDLDRLEQMEDSEGTVRQIGAFSEGIQNLTSMLKDDEFFKEISNSPNPSVTDNDSNA from the exons ATGAGTATGCAG GCTTATCAGGGACTGAAGATGATGTCTGATGCCAGCGACATGTTAGCAGCTGCCCTGGAGCAGATGGATGGAATTATAGCAG GCTCCAAGGCTATGGACTACTCCAATGGGTTGTTTGATTGCCAGTCGCCCACGTCTCCTTTCATGGGTAGCCTACGAGCACTTCACCTTTTGGAAGACCTGAGGAGTGTCCTGGAGTTGATGGACACAGAGGAAAGGGAGAGCCTGCGCTGCCAGATCCCTGACTCAACGGCTGACAGTCTTGTCGAGTGGCTCCATGGTCACCTG TCTAATGGGCACATCTCTCTGGTTGGGGGTGACCACTACCAGGAAAGGCTTTCCAGACTAGAAAGTGATAAGGAGTCTCTGGTGCTTCAG GTGAGTGTACTGACAGACCAGGTGGAGGCTCAGGGAGAGAAGATACGGGACCTGGATTTATGTTTGGACgagcacagagagaaactcAATGCAACTGAGGAGATGctgcagcag GAGCTACTGTGCAGAAGTGCACTTGAGACCCAGAAGCTTGAGCTGATGTCTGAAGTCTCCAACCTAAAGCTGAAGCTAAATACCATAGAGAAGGATAGACTTGACTTTGATGACAGATTTCAGGATAGTGAG GATTTGATTCTTGAAATTAACAAACTACGATACAGATTGACAGACCTGGAGagtgaaaaacaacagtatgaaaagaaactgaaatgcACAAAG GAGGAGCTGACGTTACTGAGGAGGCAGCTGGAGGGCAAAGATGGAGAGATGAGGAGATTACAGGATGAGACAGGCTTCAAAGCCATCACCTCGAGCAGTGCAGATCACTCTGAGAGAG ACGTGGAAGTGCAGAGAATGAAAAAGGCAGTTGAGTCATTGATGGCAGCCAATGAGGAAAAG GATCGTAAGATTGAGGAACTAAAGCAGTCACTGCTACGGTATAAGAAAGTTCAAGATATGGTGATGTCTGTACAAGGGAAAAAAG AGAAATCCAGAGATAACGAGCATGTTGAGAGTCGGGGTGATGGATCCAATGCATTCTTGTCAGTCAACGCTATGTCTGGGGATTCAGAAAAGAATGACGTTACAGATGTTGAAcagctgaagaggaagagcCCAGATGAG CTGGAAAGCTTCAATGGACTGAGTGAAGAGCTTTTGCGTGTACCATGTCCTTCAGACACAGAACAGATCTCAGGAAGAGCTGGCCTTACTGAGGGGGCCACACCAACAGAAGTAGAAAG CCAGGACACCATAAAGACTGACAGCCAGGACATCCTTGATAGGAGCAATAATGAAAAG aataCAAGTGAAGAAATGTATAAGCTGAGTGAAAAGCCACCCATTGGTCCTTCTGCCACCTTGCCTGTCACCACAGAGGATGACAGCTTTGGCTCAAGAAAGGCCCGATCATCATTTAGAAAGGGTTTCTTCAAGATCCGCGGGGGGAAGAAGACGAACAGCACTCCCAACCTTG ACCGCAGCCGGAGTGCGAGTGCGCCTATGCTAG CTGAAACAGAGCGACAAGGCACTGACCATCTGGATCTAGCCGGACTGCCTCAGAGGTCAGCCAACAGCGACAGCACCCACACACTCCCTACAACTCCAGAGAGCAGGAAAAAATCCAAAGGAATCAAGAAACTCTTTGGAAA GCTAAAAAGAAGTCAGTCTACCACGTTTAACCTGGATGACAACCTACCAGAGGTGGAATTCAAGAGGGGTGGAGTTCGAGCCACAGCAGGACCCAGACTGGGCTGGTCTTGTGACTTTCAGCGAGTCAACAA tgATGTTGATGCTCCCTTTGCACGCTGGTCAAAGGATCAGGTGTGTGACTGGCTGCAGGACCAGGGTCTTGGCCTTTACGTGAACATGGCTCGTGTTTGGATATCCTCCGGACAGACGCTGCTACAGGCCTCACAGCAGGACCTGGAGAGG GAGATGGGCATCAAACACCCGCTGCACAGAAAGAAGCTGCAGCTGGCTCTACAGGCCCTTGGCTCAGAAGAGGAGAATAATAAGGGAAAGCTGGACTACAACTGGGTGACAA gaTGGCTGGATGACATCGGTCTGCCTCAGTACAAGACACAGTTTGATGAAGGGAGAGTAGATGGTCGCATGCTGCATTACATGACAGTG GATGACCTACTTTCTCTCAAGGTGGGAAGTGTCTTGCATCACCTCAGCATCAAGAGAGCTATACAAGTGCTCCGACTGAACAACTATGAGCCCAACTGCTTGCGTCGTAGGCCATCTGACGAG AGCAACATTTCTCCAGCTGAGATTTCCCAGTGGACCAACCACAGGGTGATGGAGTGGCTGCGGTCCGTAGACCTCGCTGAATACGCTCCCAACTTAAGAGGAAGTGGTGTCCACGGGGGGCTGATG GTTCTGGAGCCACGGTTTAATGTGGAGACCATGGCATTGCTGCTGAACATTCCCCCCAACAAGACTCTGCTGCGTCGCCACCTCGCCACTCATTTCAGCCTGCTCATTGGCTCAGAGGCCCAGCAGCTCAAACAGGAGTGTCTTGAAAACCCAGATTACACTCTGCTTACTGCCACCACCAAGGTCAAG CCAAAGAAACTGTCGTTTGGTAACTTTGGTAATTTAAGGAAGAAAAAGCAGGAGGAGACTGAGGAGTATGTGTGTCCCATGGATGTGGAGATGCCAAAGGGAAGAAGCTTCCAGAAAGGCTTCGAGCTCCAGATCTACGAGGACGACCTGGACAGACTAGAACAG ATGGAGGACTCAGAGGGAACTGTGAGACAGATCGGAGCTTTCTCTGAGGGTATTCAAAATCTAACG AGCATGCTGAAAGATGATGAATTCTTCAAAGAGATATCCAATTCACCGAATCCCAGCGTAACAGATAATGACTCCAACGCATGA
- the ppfibp1b gene encoding liprin-beta-1b isoform X9, producing MSMQAYQGLKMMSDASDMLAAALEQMDGIIAGSKAMDYSNGLFDCQSPTSPFMGSLRALHLLEDLRSVLELMDTEERESLRCQIPDSTADSLVEWLHGHLSNGHISLVGGDHYQERLSRLESDKESLVLQVSVLTDQVEAQGEKIRDLDLCLDEHREKLNATEEMLQQELLCRSALETQKLELMSEVSNLKLKLNTIEKDRLDFDDRFQDSEDLILEINKLRYRLTDLESEKQQYEKKLKCTKEELTLLRRQLEGKDGEMRRLQDETGFKAITSSSADHSERDVEVQRMKKAVESLMAANEEKDRKIEELKQSLLRYKKVQDMVMSVQGKKEKSRDNEHVESRGDGSNAFLSVNAMSGDSEKNDVTDVEQLKRKSPDELESFNGLSEELLRVPCPSDTEQISGRAGLTEGATPTEVESQDTIKTDSQDILDRSNNEKNTSEEMYKLSEKPPIGPSATLPVTTEDDSFGSRKARSSFRKGFFKIRGGKKTNSTPNLAETERQGTDHLDLAGLPQRSANSDSTHTLPTTPESRKKSKGIKKLFGKLKRSQSTTFNLDDNLPEVEFKRGGVRATAGPRLGWSCDFQRVNNDVDAPFARWSKDQVCDWLQDQGLGLYVNMARVWISSGQTLLQASQQDLEREMGIKHPLHRKKLQLALQALGSEEENNKGKLDYNWVTRWLDDIGLPQYKTQFDEGRVDGRMLHYMTVDDLLSLKVGSVLHHLSIKRAIQVLRLNNYEPNCLRRRPSDESNISPAEISQWTNHRVMEWLRSVDLAEYAPNLRGSGVHGGLMVLEPRFNVETMALLLNIPPNKTLLRRHLATHFSLLIGSEAQQLKQECLENPDYTLLTATTKVKPKKLSFGNFGNLRKKKQEETEEYVCPMDVEMPKGRSFQKGFELQIYEDDLDRLEQMEDSEGTVRQIGAFSEGIQNLTSMLKDDEFFKEISNSPNPSVTDNDSNA from the exons ATGAGTATGCAG GCTTATCAGGGACTGAAGATGATGTCTGATGCCAGCGACATGTTAGCAGCTGCCCTGGAGCAGATGGATGGAATTATAGCAG GCTCCAAGGCTATGGACTACTCCAATGGGTTGTTTGATTGCCAGTCGCCCACGTCTCCTTTCATGGGTAGCCTACGAGCACTTCACCTTTTGGAAGACCTGAGGAGTGTCCTGGAGTTGATGGACACAGAGGAAAGGGAGAGCCTGCGCTGCCAGATCCCTGACTCAACGGCTGACAGTCTTGTCGAGTGGCTCCATGGTCACCTG TCTAATGGGCACATCTCTCTGGTTGGGGGTGACCACTACCAGGAAAGGCTTTCCAGACTAGAAAGTGATAAGGAGTCTCTGGTGCTTCAG GTGAGTGTACTGACAGACCAGGTGGAGGCTCAGGGAGAGAAGATACGGGACCTGGATTTATGTTTGGACgagcacagagagaaactcAATGCAACTGAGGAGATGctgcagcag GAGCTACTGTGCAGAAGTGCACTTGAGACCCAGAAGCTTGAGCTGATGTCTGAAGTCTCCAACCTAAAGCTGAAGCTAAATACCATAGAGAAGGATAGACTTGACTTTGATGACAGATTTCAGGATAGTGAG GATTTGATTCTTGAAATTAACAAACTACGATACAGATTGACAGACCTGGAGagtgaaaaacaacagtatgaaaagaaactgaaatgcACAAAG GAGGAGCTGACGTTACTGAGGAGGCAGCTGGAGGGCAAAGATGGAGAGATGAGGAGATTACAGGATGAGACAGGCTTCAAAGCCATCACCTCGAGCAGTGCAGATCACTCTGAGAGAG ACGTGGAAGTGCAGAGAATGAAAAAGGCAGTTGAGTCATTGATGGCAGCCAATGAGGAAAAG GATCGTAAGATTGAGGAACTAAAGCAGTCACTGCTACGGTATAAGAAAGTTCAAGATATGGTGATGTCTGTACAAGGGAAAAAAG AGAAATCCAGAGATAACGAGCATGTTGAGAGTCGGGGTGATGGATCCAATGCATTCTTGTCAGTCAACGCTATGTCTGGGGATTCAGAAAAGAATGACGTTACAGATGTTGAAcagctgaagaggaagagcCCAGATGAG CTGGAAAGCTTCAATGGACTGAGTGAAGAGCTTTTGCGTGTACCATGTCCTTCAGACACAGAACAGATCTCAGGAAGAGCTGGCCTTACTGAGGGGGCCACACCAACAGAAGTAGAAAG CCAGGACACCATAAAGACTGACAGCCAGGACATCCTTGATAGGAGCAATAATGAAAAG aataCAAGTGAAGAAATGTATAAGCTGAGTGAAAAGCCACCCATTGGTCCTTCTGCCACCTTGCCTGTCACCACAGAGGATGACAGCTTTGGCTCAAGAAAGGCCCGATCATCATTTAGAAAGGGTTTCTTCAAGATCCGCGGGGGGAAGAAGACGAACAGCACTCCCAACCTTG CTGAAACAGAGCGACAAGGCACTGACCATCTGGATCTAGCCGGACTGCCTCAGAGGTCAGCCAACAGCGACAGCACCCACACACTCCCTACAACTCCAGAGAGCAGGAAAAAATCCAAAGGAATCAAGAAACTCTTTGGAAA GCTAAAAAGAAGTCAGTCTACCACGTTTAACCTGGATGACAACCTACCAGAGGTGGAATTCAAGAGGGGTGGAGTTCGAGCCACAGCAGGACCCAGACTGGGCTGGTCTTGTGACTTTCAGCGAGTCAACAA tgATGTTGATGCTCCCTTTGCACGCTGGTCAAAGGATCAGGTGTGTGACTGGCTGCAGGACCAGGGTCTTGGCCTTTACGTGAACATGGCTCGTGTTTGGATATCCTCCGGACAGACGCTGCTACAGGCCTCACAGCAGGACCTGGAGAGG GAGATGGGCATCAAACACCCGCTGCACAGAAAGAAGCTGCAGCTGGCTCTACAGGCCCTTGGCTCAGAAGAGGAGAATAATAAGGGAAAGCTGGACTACAACTGGGTGACAA gaTGGCTGGATGACATCGGTCTGCCTCAGTACAAGACACAGTTTGATGAAGGGAGAGTAGATGGTCGCATGCTGCATTACATGACAGTG GATGACCTACTTTCTCTCAAGGTGGGAAGTGTCTTGCATCACCTCAGCATCAAGAGAGCTATACAAGTGCTCCGACTGAACAACTATGAGCCCAACTGCTTGCGTCGTAGGCCATCTGACGAG AGCAACATTTCTCCAGCTGAGATTTCCCAGTGGACCAACCACAGGGTGATGGAGTGGCTGCGGTCCGTAGACCTCGCTGAATACGCTCCCAACTTAAGAGGAAGTGGTGTCCACGGGGGGCTGATG GTTCTGGAGCCACGGTTTAATGTGGAGACCATGGCATTGCTGCTGAACATTCCCCCCAACAAGACTCTGCTGCGTCGCCACCTCGCCACTCATTTCAGCCTGCTCATTGGCTCAGAGGCCCAGCAGCTCAAACAGGAGTGTCTTGAAAACCCAGATTACACTCTGCTTACTGCCACCACCAAGGTCAAG CCAAAGAAACTGTCGTTTGGTAACTTTGGTAATTTAAGGAAGAAAAAGCAGGAGGAGACTGAGGAGTATGTGTGTCCCATGGATGTGGAGATGCCAAAGGGAAGAAGCTTCCAGAAAGGCTTCGAGCTCCAGATCTACGAGGACGACCTGGACAGACTAGAACAG ATGGAGGACTCAGAGGGAACTGTGAGACAGATCGGAGCTTTCTCTGAGGGTATTCAAAATCTAACG AGCATGCTGAAAGATGATGAATTCTTCAAAGAGATATCCAATTCACCGAATCCCAGCGTAACAGATAATGACTCCAACGCATGA